The Clostridia bacterium genome segment GGAGGAAACTATGAAAAAAATATCATTTAAGAGCATAATGTTTCTGCTATACTTGGTGGCGGTGGTGTTGTTGACCGTGCTGTTATATCCCTTTTTTGCCTCCCTTACAAGTGAGGCAGGGGTTGCTTCGTTGCAGGAAAAGGTGCAGGAGTTAAAATTTGTCGGCATCCTGCTTGTGTTGGGCTTGCAGGTGCTTCAGATTATTATTGCCATTGTGCCGGGCGAGGTGGTGGAGTTTGTTTCGGGGGCGTTGTACGGACCCTGGGGCGGATTACTTTTGGATTTAATCGGCATTGCGCTGGGACAGAGTCTGATTTATTTTCTGGTCATGAAGCTGGGTGCAGATTTTGCCGAAAAGCTTACGGGAAGTCAGGCCATACAGAAATTTAAATTTCTGCAAAATGCACAAAAGCGGAATCTTTTGGTGTTTTTACTGTACTTTATACCGGGAACACCTAAGGATGCCCTTTGTTATATAGCGCCACTTTTCAAAATTCCGTACAAAACCTTTATGGTACTTTCTCTTGTGGCACGGATTCCGTCTGTGGTTTCGTCCACCTTTGCAGGGGCGGCATTCGGAGAAGGGGATTTTAAAGAAACAGTAATCATTTACGCCGTGGTTGCGGGTTTAAGCGTGGTTGGATTTTTAGTATACCGACAGTTTATGAAAGGCAGGGAAAAGCATGGAACAGACAAATGTTAAAGTGATTGCCAACAACAAAAAGGCATATCATGACTATTTTATACTGGAAAAATTTGAGGCGGGTATTGCCCTTACCGGCACTGAAATCAAGTCTATCCGAAACGGTGCGGTCAATCTGAAAGACAGTTGGGTTTCGGTAAAAGAGGGAGAGGCATTTGTGCTGGGAATGCATATTTCTCCGTATGAAAAAGGAAATATTTTTAACAAAGACCCATTACGGGTGCGAAAGCTTCTTTTGCACAAGCGGGAGATTCATAAGCTTATCGGACAGGTGACGCTGGACGGACACTCCATTGTGCCCCTTTCTCTTTATTTAAAAGGCTCAAGGGCAAAGCTTGAAATTGCGGTTGTTAAGGGTAAAAAGCTGTATGACAAGCGCGATGATGCCGCAAAAAGAGATGCAAAACGGGATATAGAACGGGCTGTTCGTGCAAAATTTTAATTTTTTTGTATTTTTTAAAATTTAGTCTTGACAGATGAAAAATTTGGTGGTAAAATCAGTTCATAGCAATTAAATACCAAAAGCGTTTGAGCGGAAACAAGTAGGCTTGCGATAAGCATTAAGAGAGCTGTCGGGTGGTGCGAGACAGATGTGGAAACAAGGTGAATACATTTCGTTAGCTGCGTTCTGAACAGCAGAAGAAGCTGCTAAGTAGGAGGCGACGGGTGCGCCCGTTACAGCGTTAGAGCATAGCTAGTATTGTGTGCTTGTAAAGGTCACTCCCGTAAGAGGGTGATAAATTGAGGTGGTACCACGGGTATTATTTCCCGTCCTCATGTTATGTGAGGACGGGATTTTTATTTTCTCTTCGTCCTTACAATATAAAACAGAAAGGATGATGAAAAATGGTATTGAAATTGTCTATGCTTGTTATATTCTTCGCAGTTATGGTTGCAGTAGGGCTTTATTGCAGAAAGCATTCTACAGACGTGCGCGGCTTTGTTTTGGGCGGTCGTGCGGTTGGTCCGTGGCTTACGGCTTTTGCGTACGGCACATCCTACTTTTCTGCAGTTATTTTTGTAGGTTATGCAGGTCAGTTTGGCTGGAGGTTCGGTGTGGCATCTACCTGGATTGGTATCGGTAATGCGTTAATCGGTTCGCTTTTGGCATGGCTGGTGCTGGGCAGACGTACAAGACTTATGTCCCAAAAGCTGCAGTCTTCTACAATGCCTGAATTTTTCGGCAAGCGTTTTAACAGCTCTTCGCTGAAAATTGCGGCATCGATTCTTGTGTTTATTTTCTTAATTCCTTATACAGCATCTTTGTACAACGGTCTTTCCCGTTTGTTTGAAATGGCTTTCCCGGTGGATTACATGTGGTGCGTAATTGTCATGGCAGTGCTTACCGGTATTTATGTTATTGCCGGTGGTTACATG includes the following:
- a CDS encoding TVP38/TMEM64 family protein is translated as MKKISFKSIMFLLYLVAVVLLTVLLYPFFASLTSEAGVASLQEKVQELKFVGILLVLGLQVLQIIIAIVPGEVVEFVSGALYGPWGGLLLDLIGIALGQSLIYFLVMKLGADFAEKLTGSQAIQKFKFLQNAQKRNLLVFLLYFIPGTPKDALCYIAPLFKIPYKTFMVLSLVARIPSVVSSTFAGAAFGEGDFKETVIIYAVVAGLSVVGFLVYRQFMKGREKHGTDKC
- the smpB gene encoding SsrA-binding protein SmpB; translation: MEQTNVKVIANNKKAYHDYFILEKFEAGIALTGTEIKSIRNGAVNLKDSWVSVKEGEAFVLGMHISPYEKGNIFNKDPLRVRKLLLHKREIHKLIGQVTLDGHSIVPLSLYLKGSRAKLEIAVVKGKKLYDKRDDAAKRDAKRDIERAVRAKF